One genomic segment of Arthrobacter sp. JZ12 includes these proteins:
- a CDS encoding sulfate adenylyltransferase subunit 1, with protein sequence MSPAVGTALEHSTLFRFATAGSVDDGKSTLVGRLLHDSKSVLADQLDAVARTSAERGFGGERGGLDLALLTDGLRAEREQGITIDVAYRYFATANRTFILADTPGHVQYTKNTVTGASTADAVVVLIDARKGVLEQTRRHLAVARLLRVAHIIVAVNKIDLVNYSEDVFRDVEAQLTQAARDLRVDAPAVIPVSALEGDNVVDRSDKTPWYSGPSLLELLEQLPALADLETDIEAFRFPVQTVIRPQGAVAPGLDADTYRDYRGYAGQVAAGSIRVGDAVTVQPSGRVTTVTGIDFAGQELLEAFAPQSVVLRLADDIDIARGDLLAEAGTGASLPQPTQDLYAALCWLSPKPLKEGSRLLIKHGSKTVQGLVRQVINKLDLSTFADQPASGLELNDIGTVHIRLAAPLPVDNYVNFRRTGAFLVIDPSDGNTLAAGLVETDHLELSAREDERYDI encoded by the coding sequence ATGAGCCCAGCAGTCGGAACTGCCCTCGAGCATTCCACGCTTTTCCGCTTTGCCACCGCCGGCTCCGTCGACGACGGCAAGTCCACCCTGGTGGGCCGCCTCCTGCATGACAGCAAGTCCGTCCTTGCGGACCAGCTCGACGCCGTTGCCCGCACCTCCGCGGAGCGTGGTTTCGGCGGGGAACGGGGAGGCCTGGACCTTGCCCTGCTGACCGACGGTCTGCGCGCTGAGCGCGAGCAGGGCATCACGATCGATGTCGCCTACCGCTATTTCGCCACCGCGAACCGCACCTTCATCCTGGCCGACACGCCGGGTCACGTGCAGTACACCAAGAACACGGTGACGGGCGCGTCCACGGCCGACGCCGTCGTCGTACTCATCGATGCACGCAAGGGCGTGCTGGAGCAGACCCGGCGCCACCTCGCCGTGGCGCGGCTGCTGCGCGTGGCACACATCATCGTTGCGGTGAACAAGATCGATCTCGTGAACTACAGCGAGGACGTCTTCCGCGACGTCGAGGCGCAGCTCACGCAGGCCGCCCGGGATCTGAGGGTCGATGCGCCGGCCGTCATCCCCGTGTCCGCCCTGGAGGGCGACAACGTGGTGGACCGCTCGGACAAGACTCCCTGGTACTCGGGTCCCTCGCTCCTGGAGCTGCTGGAACAGCTGCCCGCACTTGCCGACCTGGAAACCGACATCGAGGCCTTCCGGTTCCCTGTCCAGACCGTGATCCGGCCGCAGGGCGCGGTGGCTCCCGGCCTCGACGCGGATACCTACCGCGACTATCGCGGATACGCCGGTCAGGTTGCTGCCGGGTCCATCCGGGTGGGCGACGCCGTCACCGTCCAGCCGTCCGGACGTGTCACCACCGTGACCGGAATCGACTTCGCCGGACAGGAGCTTCTGGAGGCGTTCGCGCCGCAGTCCGTGGTCCTGCGCCTTGCTGACGACATCGATATCGCCCGCGGAGACCTCCTCGCCGAGGCCGGCACGGGCGCGAGCCTTCCCCAACCCACCCAGGACCTCTATGCCGCTCTCTGTTGGCTGTCGCCGAAGCCGCTGAAGGAGGGCTCACGGCTCCTCATCAAGCACGGCAGCAAGACGGTCCAGGGACTGGTTCGCCAGGTCATCAACAAGCTGGATCTGTCAACGTTCGCCGATCAACCGGCGTCGGGCCTTGAGCTCAACGACATCGGGACCGTCCACATCCGCCTGGCAGCACCGCTGCCCGTGGACAACTACGTGAACTTCCGCCGTACCGGAGCATTTTTGGTCATCGACCCCTCCGACGGCAACACCCTGGCCGCAGGCCTGGTGGAAACAGACCACCTGGAACTGTCGGCCCGCGAGGACGAACGTTATGACATCTAG
- a CDS encoding trimeric intracellular cation channel family protein yields MSAALILDLVGVFFFAVSGSLLAARKGFDIIGSLLLASLASLGGGVARDLIIDVEPVAFYNPLYLAPPLLAAVLVYFLISHIERVSTLLVLFDAGGLGLFCIVGALKAVNEGLNPVAAILLGVTTAVGGGLLRDVVANEVPALFSGELYALPAFLGATLTVALAMLDLFNVVTGVVVAALVFILRVLAWKAGWHAPLAARGTGPAEQPPAG; encoded by the coding sequence ATGAGCGCAGCCCTGATCCTTGACCTGGTCGGCGTTTTCTTCTTCGCCGTCTCGGGTTCGCTCCTCGCTGCGCGCAAAGGTTTCGACATCATCGGCTCGCTGCTGCTGGCCTCCCTGGCCTCGCTGGGAGGCGGGGTCGCGCGGGACCTGATCATCGACGTCGAGCCCGTTGCCTTCTACAACCCCCTCTACCTTGCCCCGCCGCTCTTGGCCGCGGTGTTGGTGTACTTCCTGATCTCGCATATTGAGCGGGTGAGCACCCTCCTGGTGCTTTTCGACGCCGGCGGGCTGGGCCTGTTCTGCATCGTCGGTGCACTGAAGGCAGTCAATGAGGGGCTCAATCCGGTGGCGGCGATCCTGCTCGGAGTGACCACCGCCGTCGGGGGTGGGCTGCTGCGTGACGTCGTCGCCAATGAAGTGCCGGCACTGTTCAGCGGGGAACTGTACGCCCTGCCCGCGTTCCTAGGGGCCACCCTGACGGTGGCGCTCGCGATGCTGGACCTCTTCAATGTGGTGACCGGCGTCGTCGTTGCTGCGCTGGTGTTCATCCTCCGGGTGCTGGCGTGGAAGGCGGGTTGGCATGCTCCGCTGGCGGCGCGGGGAACGGGTCCCGCGGAGCAGCCGCCTGCGGGATAG
- the cysD gene encoding sulfate adenylyltransferase subunit CysD — MSHSTGTFDLTLAAESDAAPAPARDGDAASSNASRSDRPDATPGAASDSAAVSREAPAKRLSSLDALESEAIHIIREVVAEFERPALLFSGGKDSVVMLHLATKAFWPGKVPFPVLHVDTGHNFPEVIEFRDRTVERLGVRLVVGSVQEYIDRGELAERADGTRNPLQTVPLLDTINANRFDAVFGGGRRDEDKARAKERILSLRDEFGQWDPRNQRPELWNLYNGRHTVGQHVRAFPISNWTELDVWRYIERENIELPGLYYAHEREVFRRDGMWRAVGEVSQPTGQETVETRLVRYRTVGDMSCTGAVESDATDVAAVVREVALSTLTERGATRADDRISEAAMEDRKKDGYF, encoded by the coding sequence ATGAGCCATTCAACAGGTACTTTCGATCTCACCTTGGCGGCCGAGTCCGATGCCGCCCCCGCCCCTGCGCGGGACGGCGATGCTGCAAGCAGCAACGCGTCCCGCTCCGACAGGCCCGATGCCACTCCCGGGGCGGCATCGGACTCGGCAGCCGTGAGCCGCGAAGCGCCGGCGAAGCGGCTCAGTTCCCTCGACGCACTCGAGTCCGAAGCGATCCACATTATCCGCGAGGTCGTTGCTGAGTTCGAGCGGCCCGCGCTGCTGTTCTCCGGCGGCAAGGACTCTGTGGTCATGCTGCACCTTGCCACGAAGGCGTTCTGGCCGGGCAAGGTTCCGTTCCCGGTGCTGCACGTCGACACTGGACACAACTTCCCCGAGGTGATCGAGTTCCGCGACCGCACGGTTGAGCGGCTTGGTGTCCGGCTGGTTGTCGGGTCCGTTCAGGAGTACATCGACCGCGGTGAGCTTGCCGAGCGTGCTGATGGCACCCGGAACCCGCTGCAGACCGTTCCGCTGCTGGACACGATCAATGCGAACCGGTTCGACGCCGTGTTCGGCGGCGGCCGCCGGGATGAGGACAAGGCTCGGGCAAAGGAACGCATCCTGAGCCTGCGCGACGAGTTTGGGCAGTGGGATCCGCGGAACCAGCGGCCGGAACTGTGGAACCTGTACAACGGGCGCCACACGGTGGGCCAGCATGTTCGGGCGTTCCCGATCAGCAACTGGACCGAACTGGATGTCTGGCGCTACATCGAGCGGGAGAACATCGAGCTGCCGGGCCTCTACTACGCCCATGAGCGCGAGGTGTTCCGCCGCGACGGCATGTGGCGGGCGGTCGGCGAGGTGTCCCAGCCCACCGGGCAGGAGACCGTCGAGACCCGCCTGGTCCGCTACCGCACCGTCGGTGACATGTCCTGCACCGGCGCCGTCGAATCCGATGCCACGGACGTGGCAGCAGTAGTGAGGGAAGTCGCCCTCAGCACACTTACCGAACGCGGCGCCACCCGGGCAGATGACCGGATCTCCGAAGCCGCGATGGAAGACCGCAAGAAAGACGGGTACTTCTAA
- a CDS encoding polyprenyl synthetase family protein: MTDSPHTSWTSAGHARPLVEELDTSTGVIATGLRLPAGFAMIAEDPELGPAVSNCLAKVEKQLREAIASSDPLADATSRHLVEAGGKRIRPLLTILASHLGDASKAEVVVAAVVVELTHLATLYHDDVMDSAPYRRGAPTAHEVWGNSVAILTGDLIFARASILVSELGSRALGIQARTFERLCLGQLHETVGPQDGEDPVEHYLSVIADKTGSLVAASGQLGAIFADAPQSAIDVMVSYGEKVGVAFQLADDVIDVTGLKAKSGKSPGTDLREGVPTLPVLLLRQAVASGDQSARRVLDLVDGDLTSDEALAEAVEALREHEVTRRAWAVAQQWADDAVRALDPLPESTVKDALASFARAVVDRDV; the protein is encoded by the coding sequence ATGACGGATTCCCCCCACACCAGCTGGACCAGTGCTGGCCACGCTCGCCCGCTCGTCGAGGAGTTGGACACCAGCACCGGCGTCATAGCCACGGGGCTGCGCCTGCCAGCGGGTTTCGCGATGATCGCCGAGGATCCGGAGCTTGGCCCGGCCGTCTCCAATTGCCTGGCGAAGGTCGAGAAGCAGCTGCGCGAAGCCATTGCGAGTTCCGATCCGCTCGCTGATGCCACCTCCCGCCACCTCGTCGAGGCAGGCGGCAAGCGAATCCGTCCACTGCTGACCATCCTCGCCTCACACCTCGGGGACGCAAGCAAGGCCGAAGTGGTGGTTGCCGCCGTCGTCGTCGAACTGACCCACCTGGCCACGCTGTACCACGATGACGTGATGGATTCCGCGCCGTACCGGCGTGGAGCGCCGACTGCGCACGAGGTCTGGGGCAATTCGGTCGCGATCCTGACCGGTGACCTGATCTTCGCGCGTGCCTCCATCCTGGTTTCGGAGTTGGGAAGCCGGGCGCTCGGCATTCAGGCACGCACCTTCGAGCGCCTGTGCCTGGGGCAGCTGCACGAGACCGTGGGCCCGCAGGACGGCGAGGATCCCGTGGAGCATTACCTCTCGGTGATTGCCGACAAGACAGGCTCGCTCGTTGCCGCGTCCGGGCAGCTCGGCGCGATCTTCGCTGACGCGCCCCAATCGGCCATCGATGTGATGGTCTCCTACGGGGAGAAGGTCGGCGTGGCGTTCCAGTTGGCCGACGACGTTATCGACGTCACGGGCCTGAAGGCCAAGTCGGGGAAGTCCCCGGGGACCGACCTGCGCGAAGGTGTGCCTACGCTGCCCGTGCTGCTTCTGCGCCAGGCTGTCGCTTCCGGGGACCAGTCCGCCCGTCGGGTGCTGGACCTCGTCGACGGCGATCTCACCTCGGACGAGGCGCTCGCCGAGGCGGTCGAAGCGCTACGTGAGCACGAAGTGACCAGGCGGGCATGGGCAGTTGCCCAGCAGTGGGCGGACGACGCCGTCCGCGCCCTCGACCCCTTGCCGGAGAGCACGGTCAAGGATGCGTTGGCCAGCTTCGCAAGGGCTGTGGTCGACCGCGACGTCTAG
- a CDS encoding phosphoadenylyl-sulfate reductase, producing the protein MSLSANSVVDSVAVQTRRSDEELKALAAAGAEELGWDATADQVIAWVARNFDLTQAAVACSMADAVLPHLVSQQFPGIDVLFLETGYHFTETHITRDEVAEQLNVNIVEVQPELTVTQQDAQFGKDLFSRDPAQCCALRKMDPLKKALAGYEVWFTGVRRDEAPTRTNTPLVTWDRVHNLVKINPLAPWTFDQLLDYAGEHQVPVNMLLPNGYPSIGCKPCTRPVAPGEDPRAGRWAGLAKTECGIHQ; encoded by the coding sequence GTGAGCCTGAGCGCAAACAGTGTCGTTGACAGTGTCGCTGTCCAGACCCGCCGCTCCGACGAGGAGCTCAAGGCCCTAGCCGCCGCAGGCGCCGAGGAACTCGGCTGGGACGCAACCGCTGACCAGGTGATTGCCTGGGTAGCCCGCAACTTCGACCTCACCCAGGCCGCGGTTGCCTGCTCCATGGCCGACGCCGTCCTCCCGCACCTGGTCTCGCAGCAGTTCCCCGGCATCGACGTACTGTTCCTCGAGACCGGCTACCACTTCACCGAAACCCACATCACCCGGGACGAAGTAGCCGAGCAGCTCAACGTCAACATTGTCGAGGTCCAGCCCGAACTGACCGTCACCCAACAGGACGCCCAGTTCGGCAAGGACCTGTTTAGCCGTGATCCCGCCCAGTGCTGCGCGCTTCGCAAGATGGACCCGCTGAAGAAGGCCCTTGCCGGGTACGAGGTCTGGTTTACCGGAGTCCGCCGCGACGAGGCACCCACCCGGACCAACACGCCCCTGGTCACCTGGGACCGTGTGCACAACCTGGTAAAGATCAACCCGCTGGCACCGTGGACCTTCGATCAGCTCCTCGACTACGCCGGCGAACACCAGGTTCCCGTCAACATGCTGCTGCCCAACGGCTACCCGTCCATTGGCTGCAAACCCTGTACCCGGCCGGTAGCCCCAGGAGAAGACCCAAGAGCCGGCCGCTGGGCCGGCCTAGCGAAGACAGAGTGCGGAATCCACCAATGA
- a CDS encoding HIT family protein — translation MTWVHHAPDGYECPFCDLASGEFRFASNLCEPGDLIYSDDLVLAFIASHGFEPHPGHVLVTPRAHYELLYELPDDVAGRIMTVSRDMAIAIKRAWEPDGVSTRQHNEPAGSQHVWHYHQHVLPRWHNDGFYFTPKRPIVDPAVRARKAAELRAALGL, via the coding sequence ATGACCTGGGTACACCATGCGCCGGACGGGTACGAGTGCCCGTTCTGCGATCTGGCCTCCGGCGAGTTCAGGTTCGCGTCCAACCTCTGCGAGCCCGGTGACCTCATCTACTCGGATGACCTGGTGCTCGCATTCATCGCCTCCCATGGGTTCGAGCCGCACCCCGGTCACGTGCTGGTGACGCCCCGGGCCCACTATGAGCTGCTGTATGAACTGCCCGACGACGTCGCCGGCCGCATCATGACGGTCTCCCGCGACATGGCCATCGCCATCAAGCGGGCCTGGGAGCCCGACGGCGTCTCAACCCGCCAGCACAACGAGCCGGCCGGTAGCCAGCACGTGTGGCACTATCACCAGCACGTTCTGCCCCGCTGGCACAACGACGGCTTCTACTTCACGCCGAAGCGCCCGATCGTGGACCCGGCCGTGCGGGCGCGGAAGGCTGCCGAGCTGCGCGCGGCGCTGGGTTTGTAG
- a CDS encoding sirohydrochlorin chelatase, translating into MQTSKLPVLIACSHGTSSAEGQAAVNRMRDEMRALRPELDIREAYVDVQEPNLPEVVAALPDGPAVIVPLLLSVGYHVKVDIAEAVQSRPDTVASAPLGPDPRLAALLRRRLEEAGVKPDDDVVLAAAGSSDPSAAEDVERLVGQLAELHPGRIMAGYGASAKPSVPDAVAQLQNGSASPAIASYLLAPGYFHDQLGKAGSATVTEPLLPDPVLAQIALDRFDEACVQLAR; encoded by the coding sequence ATGCAGACATCCAAGCTTCCCGTCCTGATCGCGTGCTCGCACGGAACCAGCAGTGCTGAGGGGCAGGCCGCAGTTAACCGGATGCGCGATGAGATGCGTGCGCTCCGGCCCGAGCTCGACATTCGTGAAGCGTATGTCGATGTTCAGGAACCGAACCTGCCGGAGGTGGTGGCTGCCCTACCCGATGGGCCCGCCGTCATTGTGCCGCTGCTGCTATCCGTCGGCTACCACGTGAAGGTGGACATCGCCGAGGCAGTGCAGAGCCGGCCGGACACTGTTGCTTCGGCTCCGCTGGGGCCGGACCCGCGGCTCGCCGCCCTGCTCCGCCGGCGCCTGGAGGAAGCGGGCGTGAAACCGGACGACGACGTCGTGCTGGCTGCCGCAGGCTCTTCGGATCCGTCGGCGGCCGAGGATGTCGAGCGGTTGGTGGGCCAGCTCGCCGAGCTGCATCCGGGGCGAATCATGGCGGGATACGGGGCAAGTGCAAAGCCCTCCGTTCCGGACGCCGTCGCGCAGCTGCAGAACGGTTCAGCATCGCCGGCGATTGCCTCCTACCTGCTCGCACCGGGATATTTCCATGACCAGCTTGGCAAGGCCGGGTCCGCCACCGTGACGGAGCCGCTGCTGCCCGATCCGGTGCTCGCGCAGATCGCACTGGACCGCTTCGATGAGGCGTGCGTGCAGCTGGCACGGTGA
- a CDS encoding nitrite/sulfite reductase has translation MTSSVATEAAPANARTQRAGKPGRPATKPHGQWKVDGTTPLNANETWKQEDNGLNVRERIEQIYSKSGFDAIDSTDLHGRFRWWGLYTQRRQGIDGGKTATLEPHELEDKYFMLRVRIDGGALTTEQLRVIGEISTEFARDSADITDRQNIQLHWVRVEDVPEIWNRLEAVGLSTTEACGDVPRVILGSPVAGIAKDEIIDPTPLIHELSERFIGDPELANLPRKYKTAITGHPSQDVVHEINDFALVGVVHPELGAGYDLWVGGGLSTNPRLAERLGVFVAPDVAAEVWLGVTSIFRDYGYRRMRTKARLKFLLNDWGTEKFRQVLQDEYLGFALPDGPAAPKPPTPGDHVGIHEQKDGRFFIGVAPTVGRVSGSILTSLADAIEAHGSTRLRTTPHQKLVVLDVEKDRVESLVSELDALGLSARPSLFRRSTIACTGIEFCKLAIVETKATAATAIAELETRLADLVDDGTLTQPIALHINGCPNSCARIQTADIGLKGMMLPTPDGDPTPGFQVHLGGGLAAVDREEAGLGRTIRGLKVTADNLPDYVERVVRSYAAGRQDNETFAQWAHRAEEGVLQ, from the coding sequence ATGACGAGTTCAGTCGCGACCGAAGCAGCACCCGCCAACGCCCGCACCCAACGGGCGGGGAAGCCGGGCAGGCCGGCAACCAAGCCGCACGGCCAGTGGAAGGTCGATGGCACCACGCCCCTGAATGCCAACGAAACCTGGAAGCAGGAGGACAACGGCCTCAACGTCCGTGAACGTATCGAGCAGATCTACTCGAAGAGTGGGTTCGACGCGATCGACAGCACGGACCTGCACGGCCGGTTCCGCTGGTGGGGCCTCTACACCCAGCGCAGGCAGGGGATCGACGGCGGCAAGACGGCCACGCTGGAACCGCACGAACTCGAAGACAAGTACTTCATGCTCCGCGTGCGCATCGACGGCGGCGCCCTCACCACCGAGCAGCTGCGCGTCATCGGTGAAATCTCCACGGAGTTCGCACGCGACTCGGCGGACATCACCGACCGCCAGAACATCCAGCTGCACTGGGTCCGGGTGGAGGACGTTCCGGAGATCTGGAACCGGCTCGAAGCCGTAGGCCTGTCCACCACCGAAGCCTGCGGCGATGTTCCGCGCGTCATCCTTGGTTCGCCCGTGGCCGGAATCGCCAAGGACGAGATCATCGACCCGACGCCCCTCATCCACGAGCTGAGCGAACGCTTCATCGGGGACCCCGAGCTTGCGAACCTGCCGCGCAAGTACAAGACCGCGATCACCGGCCATCCCAGCCAGGACGTTGTCCATGAGATCAACGACTTCGCGTTGGTTGGCGTGGTTCATCCCGAACTCGGCGCCGGCTACGACCTCTGGGTGGGCGGCGGTCTGTCCACCAATCCCCGCCTCGCGGAACGTCTCGGCGTCTTCGTGGCGCCCGACGTCGCCGCCGAGGTCTGGCTTGGTGTGACCAGCATCTTCCGTGACTACGGCTACCGTCGCATGCGGACCAAGGCACGCCTGAAGTTCCTGCTGAATGACTGGGGGACGGAGAAGTTCCGCCAGGTACTCCAGGACGAGTACCTCGGCTTCGCCCTCCCTGACGGACCCGCCGCGCCCAAGCCCCCGACGCCGGGCGACCACGTAGGCATCCACGAGCAGAAGGACGGCCGTTTCTTCATCGGCGTCGCACCGACCGTGGGACGGGTCTCCGGCAGCATCCTGACCTCCCTCGCGGACGCCATCGAGGCCCATGGCTCCACCCGCCTGCGCACCACGCCGCACCAGAAACTCGTGGTGCTCGACGTCGAGAAGGACCGCGTGGAATCGCTCGTGAGCGAGCTCGACGCACTGGGCCTCTCCGCCCGGCCGTCCCTGTTCCGCCGGTCAACCATCGCGTGCACAGGCATCGAGTTCTGCAAGCTGGCCATCGTGGAGACCAAGGCAACGGCGGCCACCGCTATTGCCGAGCTCGAAACCCGCCTCGCGGATCTGGTCGACGACGGCACCCTCACCCAGCCGATCGCCCTCCACATCAACGGCTGCCCCAACTCCTGCGCGCGCATCCAGACCGCGGACATCGGCTTGAAGGGCATGATGCTTCCAACGCCCGACGGCGACCCCACCCCCGGCTTCCAGGTGCACCTCGGCGGCGGGCTGGCTGCCGTCGACCGCGAGGAAGCGGGACTCGGCCGGACCATCCGCGGCCTGAAGGTCACCGCCGATAATCTGCCCGACTACGTTGAGCGCGTCGTGCGCAGTTACGCTGCCGGCCGCCAGGACAACGAGACCTTCGCCCAGTGGGCGCACCGTGCCGAGGAAGGAGTGCTGCAGTGA